The Polyangium mundeleinium genome contains the following window.
GAACTGCTCGCGAGCCATGCGTGCATCGGTTATCTCCTGCCATCGTTCGGAGGGTCTGCCTACCAGGCCACGCGCACGCCGAAGGTTGGGTAAACGCGCCGCACTTCGTCGAGGATGCGAGATCGAATCTCGTCCATGTGGTCGATCGCTTGAGCCGATAGCATGTACACCGGACAATCAGAGTTGCCGCAATGGTCACGGCATGGCCGGATGTCGCCCGAATGGACGAGACGCTCAAAGCGCGCACGCAAGCCGGCTACACCGCGCTCGATCTCTGCAAAGGCGAGGCGCGCGCTCTGGTTCCTCAGCTCGTGGCGAGATGGGATGCGAGGGAGATCTTTGCCTTCCCGGGTCTGGCGTATGCCGGTCGCGAGGCCCCTGATCGTGTCGTCAAGCGCCTGACGGAATGCAGGAATGCTGCTTTCGTTGCGAAACGGAGTATAAAATGCCGGTCGATCGAAAAGACTGGCTAGGAGGCGGACAACTTCTTCGTCACTCGAGGCGTCGAGTCCTGCGACCACACCTGCTAGGGCCGATGGCACATCTGGGAAGTCTACGCCTTCTGCAAAGCGCCGGAGGAGCGATTCCGCTCCGCGTCTAAGCCGTTCCTCAAACTCCGCCCCCGACCATACTTCGCAAGCGAGGTGCGTCTTCGTGGCGTGCGCACGAATCTTGTCCCGTGTTGTTGCGCTCACGCTGCCTCCGCATACGAAGCGCATTCGTGCCGGTCGTGTCGGCGATGCCTGAACCTTGTCCATGTCGCGGATCGCCTTCCTTGCGGGCAAGGAGCGGTGATTGGCACACTGGATACACATACTCACGCCGTTCTCGACCGAGTCATCATCGAGCACCACAAGGATATCGCGACCGAGGTCGCTGCCCACTTGCCCGTACCATTCGATTGAGCGATAGCGCTCCGTGCGTAGATGAAAGGCAAGCACGAGTCGCTCGAAAGCGGCAGCGCTATAGTCTTCAAAGTGGATGGGCAGGGTCTGCTTGGCCGGCATGATTCGGGGGAGGATACCCGCGGGAGCGGCGACCCGCCCGCAACTTGTTGGGCCAGTGCGTCCACCTCGATCAACGTTCGCGCCATGGCAAGCAAGCGCGTCCCTGGGGGGCAGGACCGGGCGCGGCACGGGACTCTCTACTACGGGGACAACCTCGACGTCCTCCGGCAGTACGTACCCGACGAGTCCGTCGACCTCGTCTACCTCGACCCCCCGTTCCAGAGCGGCAAGAACTACAACATCATCGTCGAGTCGAGGGAGGGCGCGAAGGCGGCAGCCCAGATCCAAGCCTTCGAGGACACGTGGAAGTGGGGGCTGGGTCCGAGACCGCATACCGCGAGATCGTCGAGCGGGGCGGCCAGGTCGCTCTCACCATGCGGTCACTCCGGCAATTTCTCGGCGAGAGCGACATCAAGGCCTAATTGTGCATGATGGCGCTCCGGCTCGTCGAGCTGCGCCGGGTGCTCAAGCCGACCGGATCCCTGCACCTCCACTGCGACCCGACGGCGAGCCACTACCTCAAGGTGCTGCTCGACGCGCTCTTCGGCCCCGCGTGCTTCCGGAACGAGGTCATCTGGCGATACCGGCGATGGCCGACCGTCGCCCGCCAGTTCCAGAAGATGCACGATGTGCTCCTCTTCTACAGCAAGGGCGCCGAGGGCGAGCAGAAGTTCAACACGCTGTACGGCTACGAGCTTCTGGCCGCTTCGACCCTGAAGACGTTCGGCACGAAGAAGCAACGGGCGGACTTCTCCTCGGGGCACCGCACGCCGAGTGTCGTCGAGGAGGAAACGGTAGGGCCGCTGCTGTCGGACGTCTGGGAGGTCGGCGTCATCGCGCCGATCGGCAAGGAGCGGCTTGGTTACCCGACCCAAAAGCCCGAGGCGCTCCTCGAGCGTGTAATCCGCGCGAGCAGCGACGAGGGGGACGTCGTGCTCGACCCGTTCTGCGGATGCGGTACGGCCGCGGCTGTCGCCCACAGGCTTGGCCGCCGCTGGATCGGGATCGACATCACGCACCTCGCGATCGGCCTCGTGAAGCACCGGCTGCTGGCGGCGTTCGGAGCCGGTGCGGAGTTCGACGTGGTCGGCGAGCCTAATACGGTCGAAGACGCGCGGCAGCTCGTGGGCGACAACCCGCACCAGTTCGAGTGGTGGATCCTCGGGCGTGTCGGCGCGCGCCCGGCCGAGAAGAAGCTCGGGCCCGATAACGGGATCGACGGACGGCTCTTCTTTCATGACGAACCGGGGCGCGGAGGCCGGACGAAGCAGATCGTCATCTCGGTGAAAGCCGGTAAGGTCATGCCCGTGCACGTGCACGAGCTGCGCGGAGTGCTGGAGCGTGAGCAGGTAGAGATCGGCGCGCTGCTCACGATGTATCCGCCAACGCGCGAGATGGAGAAGGAAGCTGCGACCGCTGGATTCTACGACTCGCCATGGGGCGACATCCGCGGATTCAGATTCTGACGGTCGAACAGCTACTCGCGGGACGGGGCATCGACTATCCGGCGCCGCTGTCGAGCAACGTCACGATCAAGCGAGCCCCGCCCGCGGCACGCCCGAGA
Protein-coding sequences here:
- a CDS encoding DNA-methyltransferase encodes the protein MMALRLVELRRVLKPTGSLHLHCDPTASHYLKVLLDALFGPACFRNEVIWRYRRWPTVARQFQKMHDVLLFYSKGAEGEQKFNTLYGYELLAASTLKTFGTKKQRADFSSGHRTPSVVEEETVGPLLSDVWEVGVIAPIGKERLGYPTQKPEALLERVIRASSDEGDVVLDPFCGCGTAAAVAHRLGRRWIGIDITHLAIGLVKHRLLAAFGAGAEFDVVGEPNTVEDARQLVGDNPHQFEWWILGRVGARPAEKKLGPDNGIDGRLFFHDEPGRGGRTKQIVISVKAGKVMPVHVHELRGVLEREQVEIGALLTMYPPTREMEKEAATAGFYDSPWGDIRGFRF